DNA from bacterium:
TTTGTCTTCTGAAATATCTTCTATCATTCTATCTATTATATATATCGGTTTTTAAGAGGGTTAAACTTTAGATTTTTTTTTTGGAAATTCAATTCCTATTGCAAGGTAGCGGAAAATGGGAATTTATGGGCAATGGCAATCCGTCAAACGGACACAGGGTTATGATAATTTTTTTGATTAACCGGATAACCTGCTTATTTAACATCCTGTTCATCTTGTAAATCCTGTCTGAATAGTTACAAAGTAAATACACTTAAGACAAAGGATTACATCTTTGGGCTTTTTGTTTTCTTTGTGTCATTTTTAGAGAAAATTTTTCTTGCAAAGATTTTTTAGAGGATAGTATAATGTTTTGAAAAGATGAGTGAGGCATTAAGATATTTAAACAATGCAAAGGAGATATTAAAAAATGCTCCAATTGAAGGCAACAATTATACGGATGTTAAGTATGTTCAAGAGGCTTGTGGCACAGCATATCTTGCCATTTTAAAGGCAATAGATGAATATTTACTAAAGCAAGGGCTTTTAAAAAAGGAGCTTCCCAAGTCAGAAAAGGCTTACACAATAGCATTAAGGAAATATCTCTCTATCCATAATGGAAAGCTCTTTAAGGAGTTTGGGTATCTATATGATGAACTCCATATAGCAGGCTATTATAGAGGGCTTCTTCACAATGTGGATAGGGTTAAAGATGTTTTAAAATCCACAAAGGATTTTATAGAAAAGATTGAGTAAATAAAATCCCTTCACCGACCAGCCCTTTTACCCACCAAGTTTTTAACTTGCCTTTTTGATTAACCGCGATATATAATGGGGTTTATGAAAAGGAAAAACAAAAAGGCAAAGGATAAAAAAAGGTTTTGGATAATCATTGGATGTAATTTCTTACTAATCCTTGGGTTTTTTCTTTATAAAAGCCTTTCTTTTTCTATTTGGAAGGTCTTTTTTCTTATCTTTTTGATAAGCACATTTGTCTTTCTTAATGTGCAATTATTTAATTTAAACAAAGACATTCCAAAGATTGCAACTTGGCTTATTCTTTTTTTCCTAACATCCATTTATATTGCTGTTTATTCCTATCTTTCCATAATCCAATACAATGGATTCTTTACAGGCCATTGGGATTTGGCTGGATTTGACCAGGCTATGTGGAATACAATAAATGGAAAAATCCTTGATACAACAATGTATGGCCATAACTTCCTTGGTGAGCATTTCTCACCGATGCTTCTTATCCTTGTCCCATTCTATTATCTATGGCAAGACCCAAGGATGCTCCTTTTCTTACAAAGTCTATTCCTTGGATTAGGAGCAATCCCTATATTTCTTATTGCAAGGGATAAGCTAAAGCATAATCTATTAAGCCTATCATTTTCCTTTGCCTATCTTTTACATCCATTCCTATCAAGGATAAATTTAACTGAATTCCATGAAATATGCCTTGCCCCATTTTTCCTTTTATTTACATTCTATTTCTTGCAAAGAAGAATA
Protein-coding regions in this window:
- a CDS encoding DUF5618 family protein: MSEALRYLNNAKEILKNAPIEGNNYTDVKYVQEACGTAYLAILKAIDEYLLKQGLLKKELPKSEKAYTIALRKYLSIHNGKLFKEFGYLYDELHIAGYYRGLLHNVDRVKDVLKSTKDFIEKIE
- a CDS encoding DUF2079 domain-containing protein, with product MKRKNKKAKDKKRFWIIIGCNFLLILGFFLYKSLSFSIWKVFFLIFLISTFVFLNVQLFNLNKDIPKIATWLILFFLTSIYIAVYSYLSIIQYNGFFTGHWDLAGFDQAMWNTINGKILDTTMYGHNFLGEHFSPMLLILVPFYYLWQDPRMLLFLQSLFLGLGAIPIFLIARDKLKHNLLSLSFSFAYLLHPFLSRINLTEFHEICLAPFFLLFTFYFLQRRIWVLYFIFLFFSLMVKEDVSLIITALGIYIFFKQNKKIGIITFIIGIFWAYFSVSVLIPYIRKATETGAGETAYGYFGRLNLGESPSEILKNLILKPQNTLKMLFSPFNEKLATIILLVLPCGFLSILSPVLLIASLEIILHFMAPWDRQYLLLFHYSAPILPFVIISAIYGIFEIIKRIKAQKGLFLGSILYIINASFISHYYFSS